A single genomic interval of Devosia oryziradicis harbors:
- a CDS encoding S1C family serine protease: protein MTHSMRKSIVSLRAQVPDTAFTASTLGTVREGSGVVIGEDGLIVTIGYLITEAEEVWLTTYDERVLPAHVVGYDQQTGFGLVQALGKLDLPALELGNSKDTRVGDRATIIDGQGLDVPTAIVARQEFAGYWEYLLDEALFAAPFHPSWGGAAVVDADNRLIGIGSLRLQMLQMGKTTDITMLVPIDLLKPILGDLIAAGRPKRESRPWLGVFSAEQSNEVVVMSVAGGGPAEQAGIRSGDVISELDGDEVEGLADFYRKLWRRAPAGSEFSMRILRDGRESWVRIKTADRDAFLQKPQLQ, encoded by the coding sequence ATGACCCATTCCATGCGCAAATCGATCGTATCCCTCAGGGCGCAGGTGCCGGACACGGCCTTCACGGCCTCGACGCTTGGCACCGTGCGCGAAGGCAGCGGCGTGGTGATCGGCGAGGATGGCCTGATCGTAACCATCGGCTACCTGATCACCGAGGCCGAGGAGGTCTGGCTCACCACCTATGACGAGCGCGTCCTGCCCGCGCATGTGGTGGGCTACGACCAGCAGACCGGGTTCGGCCTAGTGCAGGCGCTGGGCAAGCTCGACCTGCCGGCGCTGGAACTGGGCAATTCGAAGGACACCAGGGTCGGCGACCGGGCGACCATCATCGATGGCCAGGGCCTCGACGTGCCGACCGCGATCGTCGCGCGGCAGGAATTTGCCGGCTATTGGGAATATCTGCTCGACGAAGCCCTCTTCGCCGCGCCGTTCCACCCCTCCTGGGGTGGCGCCGCCGTGGTGGATGCCGACAACCGGTTGATCGGCATCGGTTCGCTGCGGCTGCAGATGCTGCAAATGGGCAAGACCACCGACATCACCATGCTGGTGCCGATCGACCTGCTCAAGCCCATTCTCGGCGACCTGATCGCCGCCGGGCGGCCCAAGCGCGAATCCCGGCCCTGGCTGGGCGTGTTCTCGGCCGAGCAGAGCAATGAAGTGGTGGTGATGAGCGTGGCTGGCGGCGGCCCCGCCGAACAGGCGGGCATCCGTAGCGGCGACGTCATCAGCGAACTCGATGGCGACGAAGTGGAGGGCCTGGCCGACTTCTACCGCAAACTATGGCGCCGGGCGCCGGCGGGCAGCGAATTCTCCATGCGCATCCTGCGCGA